From Bicyclus anynana chromosome 18, ilBicAnyn1.1, whole genome shotgun sequence, a single genomic window includes:
- the LOC112055375 gene encoding thioredoxin-related transmembrane protein 1 yields the protein MARVTKIPQVLNIFVLFCVFLCCFTNVESKNVELDEDNWRQILDGEWMVEFYAPWCPACNALGPAWTALGNSAKERNLEFKTGAVDVTKTPGLSGRFVVTALPTIYHVKNGEFRQYKGPRDADSMLDYVKRGLWKKTEAVPSWKSPDSIQMGLVAHFFKLSQALRGVHNMLMETYGLPTWGSYFIFAVATIFIGALLGLLMVCIIDMLYPPRAPKVLVSRAEAERRREQDKRSDDDQELINDDIVDDAELAPDSDPERVSLSDTSEDEKEKPAAGAGDEARGADAPEVRKRRPRKAD from the exons ATGGCGCGTGTTACTAAGATCCCGCAAGTGTTGAATATTTTCGTATTATTCTGTGTATTTTTATGTTGTTTCACAAATGTAGAAAGTAAAAATGTTGAATTAGATGAAGATAATTGGCGACAAATCCTCGATGGGGAATGGATGGTTGAAtt TTACGCGCCATGGTGCCCTGCGTGCAACGCGCTAGGCCCCGCGTGGACTGCGCTGGGCAACTCTGCAAAAGAGAGGAATCTGGAATTCAAGACTGGCGCCGTCGACGTCACCAAGACCCCGGGCCTGAGCGGGCGCTTCGTCGTTACCGCCCTGCCTACCATATACCA TGTGAAAAATGGCGAGTTCCGCCAGTACAAAGGGCCTCGCGACGCGGACTCGATGCTCGACTACGTGAAGCGAGGTCTCTGGAAGAAGACTGAGGCTGTGCCTTCGTGGAAATCACCTGACTCGATACAGATGGGACTTGTGGCGCACTTCTTCAAGCTTAGCCAAGCATTGCGG GGAGTCCACAATATGCTGATGGAGACCTACGGGCTGCCTACATGGGGCTCCTACTTCATCTTCGCAGTGGCCACTATCTTCATCGGAGCCCTGCTTGGACTG TTAATGGTGTGCATCATCGACATGCTGTACCCGCCGCGCGCGCCCAAGGTGCTGGTCAGCCGCGCCGAGGCCGAGCGCAGACGGGAGCAGGACAAGAGATCTGATGACGACCAG GAGCTGATAAACGATGACATAGTGGACGATGCAGAGCTGGCTCCCGACAGCGACCCTGAGAGAGTCTCACTCAGCGAT ACATCGGAGGACGAAAAGGAGAAGCCGGCGGCGGGGGCGGGCGACGAGGCGCGCGGCGCGGACGCGCCCGAGGTGCGCAAGCGTAGACCGCGCAAGGCCGACTAG
- the LOC112055377 gene encoding protein lines: MVLRGQVCFPTSDEGMASDQPVKKKQRIDGPDIDDGSDRSAEDILADIYDSETPPADTSGDYASRNGESPDSGTVSEDAVDCSTILRLPSDTNVDIIPSSSTTPHWTVADDKLLAELRIIQTALVGQCLCGFNENTLSQLFDRRLHIVAWPLTCSLTYLSTMQLMFDIYLKQNHTGTICSRLMYACDIFVRNRHDWISEVVELSEHKSKFMTFVACRVLASFLIVSKDTVDENWLQQITENIYLFDRINRITVQKINFSLDIIKRIVEWKDVEQHPLEESSYINTAGSVQVQEDNPFRSSTSGSSSSGNAQTPSISSSRSDNLHSAFSNLQTQSSPSTSGDKSSSKPVQFKLHEPVFKFPAETANMEQSVSPEPSPARIERVNEHGCITVMLTDSESFDTSHIKCLTIKTLEHHWPVLVKNMKLLLLRYLNLSNAENCILTFFSLWENIISVKANLSVIDTKPFYADLQGFVDLLRNTMLPSLIYTHLLSLFNEVLCYGSTLALQDILPEEICCLAHSMVRYVKDFRLLSEVRVQRSRSGFGFLGHNCSVVRDYTLGPEVAPLSSSIQLVDQSYGEDDNDDSSQSRNEVDKTMLQQMSLLVLKSVAVTVKEMRCDSSDSSIDSSDYNAIQDMQIVERSIRDVLKKLDVFIRNCFEFHPETPFTKMLIHLFSEQDDYLIESMVCTLDITVGIVYRNSMYPDLIPMLNPIMSFIEFLKVVSHDSDVLLDYLVSNETCFLLYLLRFLKYVRRNWPKFLETCQQADSGGNRGLDDTMRVLIRLRLQISRLVSRSLFPYNISPVLRLLEVCESLYEGNEFS; the protein is encoded by the coding sequence ATGGTTCTAAGAGGGCAAGTTTGTTTTCCAACATCAGATGAAGGAATGGCGTCAGATCAACCCGTTAAGAAGAAACAGAGGATAGATGGGCCGGATATCGATGACGGGAGTGACAGGTCCGCTGAGGATATCCTCGCGGACATATACGACTCTGAAACCCCACCGGCTGATACGTCAGGGGATTATGCGTCGAGAAACGGTGAGTCTCCGGACAGCGGGACCGTAAGTGAAGACGCGGTGGATTGCTCCACCATCCTGAGGCTGCCGAGTGATACAAATGTGGACATTATCCCTTCGTCTTCTACCACGCCACACTGGACTGTAGCGGATGATAAGCTCCTCGCTGAGCTACGGATAATCCAAACTGCACTAGTGGGTCAATGTTTGTGTGGTTTTAATGAAAACACTCTCTCTCAGCTGTTTGATCGCCGACTGCATATAGTGGCGTGGCCTTTGACCTGCTCCTTAACTTATCTATCGACTATGCAGCTTATGTTCGACATATATTTGAAACAAAACCACACAGGCACTATATGTTCCAGATTAATGTATGCATGTGATATATTTGTCAGGAACAGGCACGATTGGATATCTGAGGTTGTTGAACTCTCAGAGCATAAAAGTAAATTCATGACATTCGTAGCTTGCAGGGTATTAGCTAGTTTTTTAATAGTTTCAAAAGACACTgttgatgaaaattggttgcAACAGATAACTGAGAACATATATTTGTTTGATAGGATAAACAGGATAACTGTTCAGAAAATAAACTTCAGCTTAGACATAATTAAGAGGATAGTGGAGTGGAAAGATGTGGAACAGCACCCTTTAGAGGAAAGTAGCTATATAAATACAGCAGGAAGTGTGCAAGTTCAAGAAGACAATCCTTTTAGAAGTAGCACAAgtggtagtagtagtagtggtAATGCGCAAACGCCTAGTATTTCTAGTTCTCGTAGTGATAATTTACATAGTGCCTTTTCCAATTTGCAAACTCAGAGTTCACCGTCTACATCTGGTGATAAGTCTAGTAGTAAACCTGTACAGTTTAAACTCCACGAGCCAGTGTTTAAGTTTCCTGCTGAGACAGCAAATATGGAGCAATCTGTGTCACCAGAACCATCACCTGCGAGGATAGAAAGGGTCAACGAACATGGCTGCATAACAGTCATGTTGACTGACTCAGAATCTTTTGACACATCTCATATTAAGTGTTTAACTATAAAAACTTTGGAACACCATTGGCCGGTGCTGGTCAAAAACATGAAGCTACTCCTGCTAAGGTACCTGAATTTATCTAATGCTGAAAATtgtatattaacatttttctcCCTATGGGAGAACATTATTAGTGTGAAGGCGAATCTCTCAGTGATTGATACAAAACCATTTTATGCAGACTTGCAAGGTTTTGTTGATTTATTAAGGAACACTATGCTGCCCAGTTTAATTTACACACATTTGCTTAGTTTGTTTAATGAAGTTCTTTGTTATGGTTCAACATTGGCTCTACAGGATATATTGCCTGAAGAGATATGTTGTCTAGCTCATTCTATGGTGAGATATGTTAAAGACTTTAGACTGTTAAGTGAGGTGCGAGTGCAGAGGAGTAGGAGTGGGTTTGGTTTCCTGGGTCATAACTGCTCGGTAGTTAGAGATTACACGCTGGGTCCGGAGGTTGCGCCTTTGTCATCTTCGATACAATTGGTTGATCAGAGCTATGGGGAAGATGATAATGACGACTCCTCCCAGTCAAGGAATGAAGTAGACAAGACGATGCTGCAGCAAATGTCTTTATTAGTACTCAAATCTGTAGCTGTTACAGTTAAGGAGATGCGTTGTGATTCCTCAGACAGTTCGATAGACTCATCTGATTATAACGCTATACAAGACATGCAGATTGTAGAAAGATCTATTCGTGATGTTTTGAAAAAGCTTGATGTGTTCATTAGAAACTGCTTTGAGTTCCATCCAGAGACTCCATTCACAAAAATgcttatacatttatttagtgAACAAGATGATTATCTGATTGAATCTATGGTTTGCACATTGGATATAACAGTTGGTATAGTGTATAGAAATTCAATGTACCCAGACTTGATACCCATGTTGAATCCCATTATGTCTTTTATAGAATTTCTTAAAGTTGTCTCCCACGATAGCGATGTTCTATTGGATTATCTTGTGAGTAATGAAACATGCTTCCTTTTGTATTTGCTTCGGTTTCTCAAGTATGTAAGGAGGAATTGGCCCAAGTTTCTGGAAACATGCCAGCAAGCTGATTCCGGTGGCAACAGAGGGCTTGACGATACAATGAGGGTGCTTATAAGGTTGAGATTACAGATAAGTAGGCTGGTATCTAGGTCTCTGTTCCCTTACAACATAAGTCCAGTGTTGAGATTATTAGAAGTTTGTGAGAGTCTGTATGAAGGTAATGAGTTTAGTTGA